GAGAGGAGTTTGGCTAAGGCGGGGTGAGGCTGAGAAATGGCGACTGGGCCGAGTAAACCGCCGGTGTGTGCTTCTGCGCCATCGGAATATTCGCGAGCTAGATCGGCAAAACTATTTTCACCTTCTAGAATCCGAAAGTAGAGTTCTTGGGCTAAACCGAGGTCTTTGGTCCGGATCAGGGAATAAACGACTTGATCGAGGTTGGTTTTGCGGCTGAGGAAGTAGGATTCAACCTTATTTCCCCAGGTGGCGTGTTTAAATTTTTCGAGCAATAGCGGGCGAACGGCTAATTCTTCTAGCTGTGCTTCGCTCATCCCTTGACTTTCTAACCACGCTGTTTTGGCTTCAGGTGTTGTGAGTTGGAGTTGAGCTAAAGCCGATTGAAAAGCCGCTTGACGTTCTTCTGGCGTGCAGGTGACTTCTGCGATCGCATTATCGATCATTAAACCGCGCAGAAATTGCGGCATCAACTGATAGCGGGCTAGTAACGATAAGATTTCGTTGGTTTGAACGACTTTGTTGCCAACTTGCAAGATTTCTACCATTGCTTCACGTATGCATTGCCAAACAGCGAACAGTTCTCTGGTTTTGGTGGGTTCGACGAGCGTGAAATTGCTCTATTGTTTTATCTCATCCGATCGCAAAAATGCGTCTCTTGAACTCCGGTCTGGGTCGTTTCCCGATGGGGGATCGCGATCGCGCATTGCTTCCCACATAGGATAACATTGCGAGCAATCGCTCTCCCATTGGATTATTTAGGGAATGGATGAGGATTTTGTAAAGCCACCCAGCTTTGGCGATCTTTGAGGGCTGCATAGGCGGTCAATTGTCGATCTTCTGGGGATGAGCGAATATAACCTTTCCAACCCGACCATTGATAGTCTTCTCCCATCGTCTCTGCCACATCCGGTCGCGAAAACCCGGTAAGCGCAAAGCCGCGTACCATATTATCTTGATTGAGAATGGCGATACAGCGAATTCCATGATTGGCGCTTTTTGCCCAACCCGTAACTTGAGCGATCGCCCGATCTCCGGCAATATCGGTACGCAGGGCGATCGCATCAAAATAACCGGGAACGTCGGATTGGGGTTCGGCGGTGAGGAAGTTGGGATCGAGGGCGCGATCTAAGGGAATGCAGGGATTATCTTGAGCGATATCGCGCGTAAAGGGAACGAGTTGATTGCGCTTCAGCGCTTCAGCCAACCCCAGAAACGCCTCCGGACGATTGCCAACCACCTCTTGAACCAGGGTTGGATCGGGGGCATCCATCTGCAAGGAGAGGGCAACCAAGGGCTGAAGAGAAGCCCTCCGCGAAATTTCTTGATAATTTTCGTCTCCGACCCCATACATCCCCCAAATGAGGAAGCCAAGGGCGGCATAGAGGGGAAGGAGCGATCGCCCCTGCAAGCGTCCGGAAAACTGCTGTACCAGAAATGCGATTAAAATGACCAGCAATCCCAGCCAGAAGAGGGCGGGGAGGGACGCATAACGCGACGAACGCGCCTGTCCCAAACCAAAACCCGAACGGCTAACCGCCGCCATTAAAGCCGTGCCAAAGGTGTAGGTTTGAATCGCCAGCCAAGGCAACCAGGCAACCTTGAACGCATGGCTGCGCGGTAGACAAAACCAGTAATAAGCAAAAATTGCTGAAGCAACCAGCCCCACAATTCCCAAGAAAGCAGCGAATTGGAGTTGATAGGTAAAAATCGCGCCGAGATAAATCGGGACGTAAACCAACATCTCGCCAAAACTCAGGCGGGCTAACTCAGGATGGTGGGGGGGCGTTTCGTAGGTGAGGAAATACAGCAGCAAAACCAGCGTGGAAACGCCGAGGTACAGCCCGCTGAGGAGTCTGGGAAAGCGAAACAAGAGCGCGATCGCACACAGGATCGGCCAAACGGCTAGCGCGGTACTATAGTTCAGCGTCCCGAATAGGGCAAAGATGAAACTGCCCAAAACCCAACCTAGCGGCAGCGAAACGGCATGATAGCTATACTGACGGTCGGGTTTAACGTTGAGGCGTTCGACTGCGCGCGTTATGCAAAAGATGGCCGCAATTACAAATAAGTTTGCCCCCATCCAAATCGTGCCGCTAAAGCCGCGCATCCAGTTATGGGCTGCTGCTGGCGTAAAGTTAAAGACACTCACACAGAACAGCACGAGAACCAATAGCGAAACCGACTGTTGCACCTGCTGCGGTAACAGCGCCACCAGCAAAATTGCCTGAATCGCCGCAAAACTAAAGGCAAACAAGCATAAACCCAAATTTGACCCTTGGGTCAGTACGATGTTCAAGGCATAGACTAGGGACGGAATCAAGACGATGTGTTCGTTGTTGCGAAAAAACCAGTCTCGCAAATCCGAGGAAAAGCCTTCTGTACTGTAAAAGCGCGAAACAATCCACCAATAGTCAAAATTGGGGATTTCTCCAGCCTGGGAAATCAGGTAAAGGACATAAATAACGGGGATGAGGAGTAACGTTACGACTGCAATCAGCCAAGTTACAGAGGTTTGTTTCGCAATCAGCATGAGGGTCAAACAAAGTTTCAGACTTTAAATTGTAGATTTGAAATTTCCCTTGGCAATAGGGGAAGGTTTGCTGCAAGGTCAGGTTCGTTTGTACGATTAGCCCAGTTGCTTTTAGCCTAGGGACGCCACTATGCGGATTTTGTTTGCGATCGCTCATTTCTACAACCCCACAGGTAGTGGCAAACACGCCTCCCAACGTAAAGATCCTCGACCGCGCCTGATGGCATTAACGGAAGCGATCGCCACCTTACACCAGGTTTTTAGCCAATCCCAATGTACGCTGAACATCGCCCAAAAAGTAGCCGTTGCTGCCAACCAAAACCAAAGCAACGCCATTGATATCGTCGTCTGCACCACCGGAGAAAACCACCTCCTCAAGCAACTGATGCTTCCCACCCACTTTTACAAGCATCACGCCACCCAATCCGAACCCATGCTACTCGGTTTTGAGTGTCAAGCCCTCCTCAGAGACTGTCTGGGCCAGTACGATTATTACTGTTTCCTCGAAGATGACCTAATTTTGTCCGATCCGTGGTTCTTTATTAAACTCAACTGGTTTAATAAACTCACCGGAGACGCCAATCTCCTACAACCCAACCGCTACGAAACCTCCGTCACCGGACTCGTCAGAAAAGCCTACATTGACGGCGACTTGCGTCCCCAAGTCACCGCCAAATTCCAAAATATCCAAGAACAACCCGAACTGGTAGGGAAAGTCATGGAAACCCCCGTCACCTTCCAGCGTCCGCTGAACCCTCATTCTGGCTGTTACTTCCTCAACGGTGCCCAAATGCTGTATTGGTCTAAACAACCTCACTTTTTAGACCGCGACACCAGCTTCATCGGCCCATTAGAAAGCGCCGCCACCCTAGGGATTATGAAAACCTTTCGCATCTACAAACCCGCCCCCCCATCCGCCAGTTTCCTAGAAATCCAACACGCCGGAAATGGTTTCTTAAGTTTAATTGGCAGTCAAATTCGTCTCGCTTAATCCCTGGGGGAAGAGGGTGGGGGGATGGGGAGATGGGGGGATGGGGGGAGAAGAAGGGAATTGGGAGTTAGGAGTTGGGGGATGGGGGGAAGAAGGGAATTGGGAGTTGGGAGTTAGGAGTTGGGGAGAAGAGGAATTCAGGGTCAACCCTAATTACTCCCAGACTACTCGGCAGTCGTAACTTCTTGAACTCAGCACTCTTTTCCCACTCAGAACACCGCTACGCGTAATCAAGCTACGAAACTCAGTGCTTTGCACTCTTTCCCCCACTCAGCACTCAGCACTTTACACTCAGCACTCTTTTCCCCACTCAGCACTCACTACCCCTGAGACGTGCCTAGTGTGCCCATTGGTCGCGCCATTTTACGGTTCCCTCAGTGGCGAGAACCCAGCGACGGGCAACTAGATTTTCCCGTAGCGGTGACTGACCTTCCCGCCACATCGCGTACTTATAAGCAATTAGCCTTCCGGCGCTTTCATTGAAGGGAATTTCTCCAAACCAAGTATTGGTATTGATATATTCCAAGGGGTAAGCTTTGCTAATATCCCAATTGCCTAATTCTGGACAATCCCCTGTTACGACAATGATTTCTCCGGGTTGAGTTTCCGCGCCATTGAGTTGTACGCGAACAATCGTTTGACCTTTGACCCGTTCGCCAACATGGCTAAACACAATAGCATCTTTGGCTTTGATTTCGAGGTTGATAATTTTATGGTCTTTAACCTCGTATTTCTCGCGGGAGATGATATCGGTATGTTCGCCGTCGGGTAACTCTGTATCTACTTCTTCTAGGGTGATGGTTTCGCCGCGATTTAGGGCAACAAATAATACTGAATCGCGGTAGCGTCGGACGTAGCAGTAGACATCAGGTGTTAAAAACTTTTGCCACTGACTGCCCATTGAAACGGCCGGGTTTAAACGGCGAATGCCAGACAGCAAGCGAACTAAGCGATAGAGGGGGCTGTCGGTATCCCAACTCTCCATCATGGGACGATTATAGGGGTCATTATTGCCGTAAGGATTTGGATCGGCGTTGGTGTCATTATGTAAGTATTGTTCTGTCCCATAATAGAGACAGGGAATGCCCCGCGTTGTCATCAATAAACAGGTGGCTAATCGAATAATATCCGGATCGGGATTGAGGGACATGAACCGATGCATATCATGATTATCAATGAAGGTAATCAGTTCAGTTGCCCCGCAGTAGCGATGATCTTGATCGAGGATATTTTGTACGAGTTGAAATCCATCTTCTGCCATTGTGCCTAAAGCTTCGCGAATGGCAATGCATAGACCAAAGTCTAGCATGGTCATGCCCGAACAGTTGGCAAATTCTACGGAGCGATCGCTACTGGGATGGCTATAAATCCATTCTCCGAAGATGAAAACATCGGGTTTGTGAGAGAGAATATCGGCGTTAAATTCCTGCCAAAACCAAATTGGCATATGTTTAACGGTATCAACGCGCAGGGCATCAACACCTCGGTCTAACCATTGTTTAATGGCAGATTTAATGTAGTTGCGATATTCGGTATTATTCTCGTTGAAGGTGGCTAACCCTGACAGTTCGCAGTTTTGAACTTGCCAGTCATCTTCCCAATTGGTCACTTCACCGTAGTGGTGATACCAGTGATTTTTATCGTCGTTGAAGTCGGCAATTTTGACGCCATCGTCGTAAAGTTCGCCTTTTTTTCCGTCAAAGTCGGGGTTGCTGTGATTGCAGACAATATCTAGCACAAGTTTCATATTTCGCTTGTGCAATTCTTCAACCAGTCGATCGAAAACGGTATCCCTGGTTTCTTGGGTTTGGTTTAAGGAAGGATTGTCAGTTTGGGCAATAAAACGCGGGTTGATTCGTTTAAAGTCTTTTGTCCAATAGCCGTGAATGGCTGCACTTTCTACAAATAAGGCTTCAACTTGTTCAAATAAAGGGGTTAGCCAAACGGCGGTGACGCCTAAATTTTTCAAGTAGTCAAGCTTATCAATAACCCCTTGTAAGTCTCCTCCCCAATATTTACCCCAGTCTTGACGTTCTGGGTCAAAAAGTTCGGGGTTTGGGCCTTCGCTATTGTCTGGATCGCCGTCGTGAAAGCGATCGACGACAATAAAATAGAGGGTTTCTTGCCGGAATTCAATATCGCGGGTGTAGAGAAATTCTAGGTCAATATCGGTTTCGGTTTTCTCTTCAGTGACAAGCATTTCTACTTCTTCACTGACTTGTTGATCTGAAACTTGATATTGTTCGGGAGTTTGTACGGGAGTTGTGGGCGTAGCTACGTCTTCCGATAGAGGCAAAGAAGAAGGAGGTGTGTTAGCCGTCATAGATGTGTAGCTTGATTTGAAAAGGGATTGAGAAACTAAGCTAAAAGTCCAACCATGATTGTTATATCACTACTCTTGAAGCGCCGTATATCTACCCTTTGTTAGTAGTCTTTAGGGGGATGCGGGTAGGGTGAACACGCGCACGGGAATTAGTTGCACTCTTAAATCGATGGGTTGGTCTAATTCGGCTTCTAGGAACGCTTGAAATTCTGCTAACTGTTCTTGGTTAATGCTGGCAAGTTCTGGGGTAACGATATCGAGTTCTACCGAGATGGCGCGGCGACGGGGGCGAACTGACATTACCCGAATTTCGGCATCGGGAAAGGTGAAGTCTTCTGAGGCGATCGCTCTTTCGAGTTCCCGATTGACATTTTCTTGAACGAGTAAGTTATTTAAAGATAACGCTAAAGGAATCCCCAGGATAGAGAGGACGGTAATCGCCAGTAACAGTCCACCTTTGGCTCTGTTTAAGTTGCCGTAGCGCTGGCATAATAGGACGATTCCTCCACTAAAGATAATCCCGGTCAGGTTGGTCATAAACAGGAGGGATGCACCAATGGCAATGGAGGGATTCTGGAGAGATAAACCAATGCCAATGGTGCTGAGAGGGGGAACTAACGCAACTGCGATCGCAACTCCCGGTAAAGCATCAGCAATACTCCACCGAGATTTAGCATAGGCCCCGGCGGCCCCGGCAGCCATTGCCACGCCTAAATCAATTAAGGAAGGATTTGCCCGCGAGAGGATTTCGGGTCGAATCGCCTTTAATCCAATTA
The genomic region above belongs to Desertifilum tharense IPPAS B-1220 and contains:
- a CDS encoding peptidylprolyl isomerase, producing MVEILQVGNKVVQTNEILSLLARYQLMPQFLRGLMIDNAIAEVTCTPEERQAAFQSALAQLQLTTPEAKTAWLESQGMSEAQLEELAVRPLLLEKFKHATWGNKVESYFLSRKTNLDQVVYSLIRTKDLGLAQELYFRILEGENSFADLAREYSDGAEAHTGGLLGPVAISQPHPALAKLLSVSQPGQLWPPRSLGEWFVLVRLEKFIPAQLDDAMRRYLIDELFENWLREQIQKLGPIRSLWSSEDSEPEQ
- a CDS encoding alpha-amylase family glycosyl hydrolase: MTANTPPSSLPLSEDVATPTTPVQTPEQYQVSDQQVSEEVEMLVTEEKTETDIDLEFLYTRDIEFRQETLYFIVVDRFHDGDPDNSEGPNPELFDPERQDWGKYWGGDLQGVIDKLDYLKNLGVTAVWLTPLFEQVEALFVESAAIHGYWTKDFKRINPRFIAQTDNPSLNQTQETRDTVFDRLVEELHKRNMKLVLDIVCNHSNPDFDGKKGELYDDGVKIADFNDDKNHWYHHYGEVTNWEDDWQVQNCELSGLATFNENNTEYRNYIKSAIKQWLDRGVDALRVDTVKHMPIWFWQEFNADILSHKPDVFIFGEWIYSHPSSDRSVEFANCSGMTMLDFGLCIAIREALGTMAEDGFQLVQNILDQDHRYCGATELITFIDNHDMHRFMSLNPDPDIIRLATCLLMTTRGIPCLYYGTEQYLHNDTNADPNPYGNNDPYNRPMMESWDTDSPLYRLVRLLSGIRRLNPAVSMGSQWQKFLTPDVYCYVRRYRDSVLFVALNRGETITLEEVDTELPDGEHTDIISREKYEVKDHKIINLEIKAKDAIVFSHVGERVKGQTIVRVQLNGAETQPGEIIVVTGDCPELGNWDISKAYPLEYINTNTWFGEIPFNESAGRLIAYKYAMWREGQSPLRENLVARRWVLATEGTVKWRDQWAH
- a CDS encoding DUF389 domain-containing protein, encoding MLYSTHHFLYFFWDRENENWPWLKDKPLPLSALNRQLWKSSVPSLNYYLLLALSAIISTLGLLADSAATIIGAMIIAPLIGPIMAIAYAMVLNNRRLLKRASVTLITGVMMTVIVAMAIASLIGLKAIRPEILSRANPSLIDLGVAMAAGAAGAYAKSRWSIADALPGVAIAVALVPPLSTIGIGLSLQNPSIAIGASLLFMTNLTGIIFSGGIVLLCQRYGNLNRAKGGLLLAITVLSILGIPLALSLNNLLVQENVNRELERAIASEDFTFPDAEIRVMSVRPRRRAISVELDIVTPELASINQEQLAEFQAFLEAELDQPIDLRVQLIPVRVFTLPASP